The following are encoded together in the Astyanax mexicanus isolate ESR-SI-001 chromosome 8, AstMex3_surface, whole genome shotgun sequence genome:
- the LOC103025969 gene encoding uncharacterized protein LOC103025969 isoform X6, whose amino-acid sequence MLISTMDKSAANRSSSEGFLNISQVADLALGSAGGHNTEIIKQIFYCLKEENTLQEFLETLCNKSKTIEPAVRDFMMNQTFGIISAQFSQFSRADWNDWFCIRLVPLLPSLTAEMLKTIVAKVDCGVYQIIVQGLNMAFENMPLSSQKDITLVLVNYLKQSQKLNGSGTPCKSDTNNSNAWLLINFGKFYIHANLVDLQLLNPDLIKNTTQVSYLNISSEALQNADMMKVVFDRLKEGNALKNVQEFLMVLSNVSKTIQINPVVRDFMMNQTFGIISAQFSQFSRADWNDWFCIRLVPLLPSLTAEMLKTIVAKVDCGVYQIIVQGLNMAFENMPLSSQKDITLVLVNYLKQSHKLNGSGTPCKSDTNNSNAWLLINFGKFYIHANLVDLQLLNPDLIKNTTQVSYLNISSEALQNADMMKVVFDHLKEGNALKNVQEFLTALSNVSKTIQINPVVRDFMMNQTFGIISAQFSQFSRADWNDWFCIRLVPLLPSLTADMLKTIVAKVDCGVYQIIVQGLNVAFENMPLSSQKDITLVLVNYLKQSHKLNGSGTPCKSDTSNSNAWLLINFGKFYIHVNLDDLQLLNPDLIKNTTQVSYLNISSEALQNADMMKVVFDRLKEGNALKNVQEFLTVLSNVSKTIQINPVVRDFMMNQTFGIISAQFSQFSRADWNDWFCIRLVPLLPSLTAEMLKTIVAKVNCGIYQIIVQGLNMAFENMPLSSQKDITLVLVNYLKQSQKLNGSGTPCKSDTNNSNAWLLINFGKFYIHVNLDDLQLLNPDLIKNTTQVSYLNISSEALQNADMMKVVFDRLKEGNALKNVQEFLTALSNVSKTIQINPVVRDFMMNQTFGIISAQFSQFSRADWNDWFCIRLVPLLPSLTADMLKTIVAKVDCGVYQIIVQGLNMAFENMPLSSQKDITLVLVNYLKQSQKLNGSGTPCKSDTNNSNAWLLINFGKFYIHVNLVDLQLLNPDLIKNTTQVSYLNISSEALQNADMMKVVFHRLKEGNALKNVQDFLTALSNVSKTIQINPAVRDFMMNQTFGIISAQFSQFSRADWNDWFCIRLVPLLPSLTAEMLKTIVAKVDCGVYQIIVQGLNMAFENMPLSSQKDITLVLVNYLKQSQKLNGSGTPCKSDTNNSNAWLLINFGKFYIHANLVDLQLLNPDLIKNTTQVSYLNISSEALQNADMMKVVFDRLKEGNALKNVQDFLSALSDVSKTIQINPVVRDFMMNQTFGIISAQFSQFSRADWNDWFCIRLVPLLPSLTGEMLKTIVAKVDCGVYQIIVKGLNMAFENMPLSSQKNITLVLLNYLKNSWKLSGSDSRCGSDTITSTDWLLANFGKYCVHVSLEDLQSINPEFSKLPSLGLFKESQVYYLNISGSGSSQNTDMIKAVFDQIKEGNALTNLQQFLGAFANSSKTVQLQPALTDLMMNQTFGIISSYFSSFSRAEWDDWFCVKLVPLFPSLTSEMLKTILAKVDCSTYQIIVKGLDMAFDKMSLSKQKDITLVLMNYMKQSQKVSGSGLPCRSDTNTSTAWLLVNFGKFSIHASSDDLQSLSPDFSKVPSLGLYNVSQVYYLNMSSEALQNTDAIKVVFDRLKEGDALKNLQAFLAALANSSKTLQSQPLARDFIMNQTFGIISSRFSNFSRADWNDWFCSKLVPLLPSLTGNMLKSTLTKVDCGVYQIIVKGLNMTYENMSGSKQKEITLALVNYLKDMQKINSSGIPCSSTTNTYTDWVLANFGKYSTSVSQEDLQLLNKGFFKMT is encoded by the exons ATGTTAATCTCCACAATGGATAAAAGTGCAGCTAATAGATCTTCATCAGAGGGATTTTTGAATATATCTCAAGTAGCTGATCTAGCCTTGGGTTCTGCAGGAGGACACAACACAGAAATCATCAAGCAAATATTTTATTGTCTGAAGGAAGAAAATACTTTGCAAGAATTCTTGGAAACTCTGTGCAATAAATCAAAG ACTATAGAACCTGCGGTGAGGGACTTCATGATGAATCAGACATTTGGTATAATCAGTGCTCAGTTCTCCCAGTTCTCCAGAGCTGATTGGAATGACTGGTTTTGTATCAGACTGGTTCCTCTCCTCCCCAGTCTGACTGCAGAGATGCTAAAAACTATAGTAGCAAAGGTCGACTGTGGCGTTTACCAAATAAT AGTTCAAGGCTTGAACATGGCATTTGAGAACATGCCTTTGAGTTCTCAGAAGGACATCACGCTTGTTCTGGTGAATTACCTGAAGCAGTCTCAGAAACTCAATGGTTCAG GCACACCTTGCAAATCGGACACTAATAATTCCAATGCTTGGCTTTTGATCAACTTCGGCAAATTCTACATCCATGCTAATCTGGTTGATCTGCAGCTGCTCAATCCTGATTTGATTAAG AATACGACCCAAGTCTCTTATCTGAACATCAGTTCTGAAGCACTTCAGAATGCAGATATGATGAAAGTGGTTTTTGATCGTCTGAAGGAAGGCAATGCTTTGAAGAACGTTCAAGAGTTCCTGATGGTTCTTTCTAACGTCTCAAAG ACGATACAAATAAATCCTGTGGTGAGGGACTTCATGATGAATCAGACATTTGGTATAATCAGTGCTCAGTTCTCCCAGTTCTCCAGAGCTGATTGGAATGACTGGTTTTGTATCAGACTGGTTCCTCTCCTCCCCAGTCTGACTGCAGAGATGCTAAAAACCATAGTAGCAAAGGTCGACTGTGGCGTTTACCAAATAAT AGTTCAAGGCTTGAACATGGCATTTGAGAACATGCCTTTGAGTTCTCAGAAGGACATCACGCTTGTTCTGGTGAATTACCTGAAGCAGTCTCATAAACTCAATGGTTCAG GCACACCTTGCAAATCGGACACTAATAATTCCAATGCTTGGCTTTTGATCAACTTCGGCAAATTCTACATCCATGCTAATCTGGTTGATCTACAGCTGCTCAATCCTGATTTGATTAAG AATACGACCCAAGTCTCTTATCTGAACATCAGTTCTGAAGCACTTCAGAACGCAGATATGATGAAAGTGGTTTTTGACCATCTGAAGGAAGGCAATGCTTTGAAGAACGTTCAAGAGTTCCTTACGGCTCTTTCTAACGTCTCAAAG ACGATACAAATAAATCCTGTGGTGAGGGACTTCATGATGAATCAGACATTTGGTATAATCAGTGCTCAGTTCTCCCAGTTCTCCAGAGCTGATTGGAATGACTGGTTTTGTATCAGACTGGTTCCTCTCCTCCCCAGTCTGACTGCAGATATGCTAAAAACCATAGTAGCAAAGGTCGACTGTGGAGTTTACCAAATAAT AGTTCAAGGCTTGAACGTGGCATTTGAGAACATGCCTTTGAGTTCTCAGAAGGACATCACGCTTGTTCTGGTGAATTACCTGAAGCAGTCTCATAAACTCAATGGTTCAG GCACACCTTGTAAATCGGACACTAGTAATTCCAATGCTTGGCTTTTGATCAACTTCGGCAAATTCTACATCCATGTCAATCTGGATGATCTGCAGCTGCTCAATCCTGATTTGATTAAG AATACGACCCAAGTCTCTTATCTGAACATCAGTTCTGAAGCACTTCAGAATGCAGATATGATGAAAGTGGTTTTTGACCGTCTGAAGGAAGGCAATGCTTTGAAGAACGTTCAAGAGTTCCTGACGGTTCTTTCTAACGTCTCAAAG ACGATACAAATAAATCCTGTGGTGAGGGACTTCATGATGAATCAGACATTTGGTATAATCAGTGCTCAGTTCTCCCAGTTCTCCAGAGCTGATTGGAATGACTGGTTTTGTATCAGACTGGTTCCTCTCCTCCCCAGTCTGACTGCAGAGATGCTAAAAACCATAGTAGCAAAGGTCAACTGTGGCATTTACCAAATAAT AGTTCAAGGCTTGAACATGGCATTTGAGAACATGCCTTTGAGTTCTCAGAAGGACATCACCCTTGTTCTGGTGAATTACCTGAAGCAGTCTCAGAAACTCAATGGTTCAG GCACACCTTGCAAATCGGACACTAATAATTCCAATGCTTGGCTTTTGATCAACTTCGGCAAATTCTACATCCATGTCAATCTGGATGATCTGCAGCTGCTCAATCCTGATTTGATTAAG AATACGACCCAAGTCTCTTATCTGAACATCAGTTCTGAAGCACTTCAGAACGCAGATATGATGAAAGTGGTTTTTGACCGTCTGAAGGAAGGCAATGCTTTGAAGAACGTTCAAGAGTTCCTGACGGCTCTTTCTAACGTCTCAAAG ACGATACAAATAAATCCTGTGGTGAGGGACTTCATGATGAATCAGACATTTGGTATAATCAGTGCTCAGTTCTCCCAGTTCTCCAGAGCTGATTGGAATGACTGGTTTTGTATCAGACTGGTTCCTCTCCTCCCCAGTCTGACTGCAGATATGCTAAAAACCATAGTAGCAAAGGTCGACTGTGGCGTTTACCAAATAAT AGTTCAAGGCTTGAACATGGCATTTGAGAACATGCCTTTGAGTTCTCAGAAGGACATCACCCTTGTTCTGGTGAATTACCTGAAGCAGTCTCAGAAACTCAATGGTTCAG GCACACCTTGCAAATCGGACACTAATAATTCCAATGCTTGGCTTTTGATCAACTTCGGCAAATTCTACATCCATGTTAATCTGGTTGATCTACAGCTGCTCAATCCTGATTTGATTAAG AATACGACCCAAGTCTCTTATCTGAACATCAGTTCTGAAGCACTTCAGAACGCAGATATGATGAAAGTGGTTTTTCACCGTCTGAAGGAAGGCAATGCTTTGAAGAACGTTCAAGATTTCCTGACGGCTCTTTCTAACGTCTCAAAG ACGATACAAATAAATCCTGCGGTGAGGGACTTCATGATGAATCAGACATTTGGTATAATCAGTGCTCAGTTCTCCCAGTTCTCCAGAGCTGATTGGAATGACTGGTTTTGTATCAGACTGGTTCCTCTCCTCCCCAGTCTGACTGCAGAGATGCTAAAAACCATAGTAGCAAAGGTCGACTGTGGCGTTTACCAAATAAT AGTTCAAGGCTTGAACATGGCATTTGAGAACATGCCTTTGAGTTCTCAGAAGGACATCACCCTTGTTCTGGTGAATTACCTGAAGCAGTCTCAGAAACTCAATGGTTCAG GCACACCTTGCAAATCAGACACTAATAATTCCAATGCTTGGCTTTTGATCAACTTTGGCAAATTCTACATCCATGCTAATCTGGTTGATCTACAGCTGCTCAATCCTGATTTGATTAAG AATACGACCCAAGTCTCTTATCTGAACATCAGTTCTGAAGCACTTCAGAACGCAGATATGATGAAAGTGGTTTTTGATCGTCTGAAGGAAGGCAATGCTTTGAAGAATGTTCAAGATTTCCTGTCGGCTCTTTCTGACGTCTCAAAG ACGATACAAATAAATCCTGTGGTGAGGGACTTCATGATGAATCAGACATTTGGTATAATCAGTGCTCAGTTCTCCCAGTTCTCCAGAGCTGATTGGAATGACTGGTTTTGTATCAGACTGGTTCCTCTACTCCCCAGTCTGACTGGAGAGATGTTAAAAACCATAGTAGCGAAGGTCGACTGTGGAGTTTACCAAATAAT TGTTAAAGGCTTGAACATGGCATTTGAGAACATGCCTTTGAGTTCTCAGAAGAACATCACACTTGTTTTGTTGAATTACCTGAAGAATTCCTGGAAACTCAGTGGTTCAG ACTCACGTTGTGGATCTGACACCATTACCTCCACGGATTGGCTTTTGGCAAACTTTGGCAAATACTGTGTCCATGTAAGTTTGGAAGATCTACAGTCAATCAATCCTGAGTTTTCTAAG CTTCCATCGCTGGGACTGTTCAAGGAGTCTCAGGTCTACTACCTGAACATAAGTGGATCTGGATCCAGTCAGAACACAGATATGATCAAAGCTGTTTTTGACCAGATAAAGGAAGGCAATGCTTTGACAAATCTTCAGCAGTTTTTGGGGGCTTTTGCAAATAGCTCAAAG ACAGTACAACTGCAACCTGCGCTGACTGACTTAATGATGAATCAGACGTTTGGCATAATCAGCAGTTATTTCTCAAGCTTTTCCAGAGCTGAGTGGGATGACTGGTTTTGTGTTAAACTGGTTCCTCTTTTCCCCAGTTTGACTTCAGAAATGCTAAAAACAATATTAGCAAAGGTCGACTGCAGCACTTACCAAATAAT TGTTAAAGGGCTGGACATGGCTTTTGACAAAATGTCTCTGAGTAAACAGAAGGACATCACACTAGTTTTGATGAATTACATGAAACAGTCTCAGAAAGTCAGTGGATCAg gctTACCCTGTAGATCCGATACCAATACTTCCACTGCCTGGCTTTTGGTAAACTTTGGCAAATTCTCTATCCATGCAAGTTCGGACGATCTGCAGTCACTCAGTCCTGATTTTTCTAAG GTTCCATCACTGGGATTATATAATGTGTCTCAAGTCTATTATCTGAACATGAGTTCTGAAGCACTTCAAAACACAGATGCGATAAAAGTGGTTTTTGACCGTTTGAAGGAAGGTGATGCTTTGAAGAATCTTCAAGCGTTTTTGGCGGCTCTTGCTAACAGCTCAAAG ACTTTACAATCACAACCCTTGGCGAGGGACTTCATAATGAATCAGACATTTGGCATAATCAGCAGTCGATTCTCCAACTTCTCAAGAGCTGATTGGAATGACTGGTTTTGTAGTAAACTGGTTCCTCTCCTCCCCAGTCTGACTGGAAATATGTTAAAATCTACATTAACAAAGGTCGACTGTGGCGTTTACCAAATAAT TGTTAAAGGACTGAACATGACATATGAGAACATGAGTGGGAGTAAACAGAAGGAAATCACACTTGCTTTGGTGAATTACCTGAAGGACATGCAGAAAATCAATAGTTCAG GTATACCTTGCAGCTCCACCACTAACACTTACACTGACTGGGTTTTAGCCAACTTTGGCAAATACTCCACCAGTGTGAGTCAGGAAGATCTGCAGTTGCTTAATAAAGGTTTCTTTAAG atGACATAA
- the LOC103025969 gene encoding uncharacterized protein LOC103025969 isoform X18 gives MLISTMDKSAANRSSSEGFLNISQVADLALGSAGGHNTEIIKQIFYCLKEENTLQEFLETLCNKSKTIEPAVRDFMMNQTFGIISAQFSQFSRADWNDWFCIRLVPLLPSLTAEMLKTIVAKVDCGVYQIIVQGLNMAFENMPLSSQKDITLVLVNYLKQSQKLNGSGTPCKSDTNNSNAWLLINFGKFYIHANLVDLQLLNPDLIKNTTQVSYLNISSEALQNADMMKVVFDHLKEGNALKNVQEFLTALSNVSKTIQINPVVRDFMMNQTFGIISAQFSQFSRADWNDWFCIRLVPLLPSLTADMLKTIVAKVDCGVYQIIVQGLNVAFENMPLSSQKDITLVLVNYLKQSHKLNGSGTPCKSDTSNSNAWLLINFGKFYIHVNLDDLQLLNPDLIKNTTQVSYLNISSEALQNADMMKVVFDRLKEGNALKNVQEFLTVLSNVSKTIQINPVVRDFMMNQTFGIISAQFSQFSRADWNDWFCIRLVPLLPSLTAEMLKTIVAKVNCGIYQIIVQGLNMAFENMPLSSQKDITLVLVNYLKQSQKLNGSGTPCKSDTNNSNAWLLINFGKFYIHVNLDDLQLLNPDLIKNTTQVSYLNISSEALQNADMMKVVFDRLKEGNALKNVQEFLTVLSNVSKTIQINPVVRDFMMNQTFGIISAQFSQFSRADWNDWFCIRLVPLLPSLTAEMLKTIVAKVNCGIYQIIVQGLNMAFENMPLSSQKDITLVLVNYLKQSQKLNGSGTPCKSDTNNSNAWLLINFGKFYIHVNLDDLQLLNPDLIKNTTQVSYLNISSEALQNADMMKVVFDRLKEGNALKNVQEFLTALSNVSKTIQINPVVRDFMMNQTFGIISAQFSQFSRADWNDWFCIRLVPLLPSLTADMLKTIVAKVDCGVYQIIVQGLNMAFENMPLSSQKDITLVLVNYLKQSQKLNGSGTPCKSDTNNSNAWLLINFGKFYIHVNLVDLQLLNPDLIKNTTQVSYLNISSEALQNADMMKVVFHRLKEGNALKNVQDFLTALSNVSKTIQINPAVRDFMMNQTFGIISAQFSQFSRADWNDWFCIRLVPLLPSLTAEMLKTIVAKVDCGVYQIIVQGLNMAFENMPLSSQKDITLVLVNYLKQSQKLNGSGTPCKSDTNNSNAWLLINFGKFYIHANLVDLQLLNPDLIKNTTQVSYLNISSEALQNADMMKVVFDRLKEGNALKNVQDFLSALSDVSKTIQINPVVRDFMMNQTFGIISAQFSQFSRADWNDWFCIRLVPLLPSLTGEMLKTIVAKVDCGVYQIIVKGLNMAFENMPLSSQKNITLVLLNYLKNSWKLSGSDSRCGSDTITSTDWLLANFGKYCVHVSLEDLQSINPEFSKLPSLGLFKESQVYYLNISGSGSSQNTDMIKAVFDQIKEGNALTNLQQFLGAFANSSKTVQLQPALTDLMMNQTFGIISSYFSSFSRAEWDDWFCVKLVPLFPSLTSEMLKTILAKVDCSTYQIIVKGLDMAFDKMSLSKQKDITLVLMNYMKQSQKVSGSGLPCRSDTNTSTAWLLVNFGKFSIHASSDDLQSLSPDFSKVPSLGLYNVSQVYYLNMSSEALQNTDAIKVVFDRLKEGDALKNLQAFLAALANSSKTLQSQPLARDFIMNQTFGIISSRFSNFSRADWNDWFCSKLVPLLPSLTGNMLKSTLTKVDCGVYQIIVKGLNMTYENMSGSKQKEITLALVNYLKDMQKINSSGIPCSSTTNTYTDWVLANFGKYSTSVSQEDLQLLNKGFFKMT, from the exons ATGTTAATCTCCACAATGGATAAAAGTGCAGCTAATAGATCTTCATCAGAGGGATTTTTGAATATATCTCAAGTAGCTGATCTAGCCTTGGGTTCTGCAGGAGGACACAACACAGAAATCATCAAGCAAATATTTTATTGTCTGAAGGAAGAAAATACTTTGCAAGAATTCTTGGAAACTCTGTGCAATAAATCAAAG ACTATAGAACCTGCGGTGAGGGACTTCATGATGAATCAGACATTTGGTATAATCAGTGCTCAGTTCTCCCAGTTCTCCAGAGCTGATTGGAATGACTGGTTTTGTATCAGACTGGTTCCTCTCCTCCCCAGTCTGACTGCAGAGATGCTAAAAACTATAGTAGCAAAGGTCGACTGTGGCGTTTACCAAATAAT AGTTCAAGGCTTGAACATGGCATTTGAGAACATGCCTTTGAGTTCTCAGAAGGACATCACGCTTGTTCTGGTGAATTACCTGAAGCAGTCTCAGAAACTCAATGGTTCAG GCACACCTTGCAAATCGGACACTAATAATTCCAATGCTTGGCTTTTGATCAACTTCGGCAAATTCTACATCCATGCTAATCTGGTTGATCTACAGCTGCTCAATCCTGATTTGATTAAG AATACGACCCAAGTCTCTTATCTGAACATCAGTTCTGAAGCACTTCAGAACGCAGATATGATGAAAGTGGTTTTTGACCATCTGAAGGAAGGCAATGCTTTGAAGAACGTTCAAGAGTTCCTTACGGCTCTTTCTAACGTCTCAAAG ACGATACAAATAAATCCTGTGGTGAGGGACTTCATGATGAATCAGACATTTGGTATAATCAGTGCTCAGTTCTCCCAGTTCTCCAGAGCTGATTGGAATGACTGGTTTTGTATCAGACTGGTTCCTCTCCTCCCCAGTCTGACTGCAGATATGCTAAAAACCATAGTAGCAAAGGTCGACTGTGGAGTTTACCAAATAAT AGTTCAAGGCTTGAACGTGGCATTTGAGAACATGCCTTTGAGTTCTCAGAAGGACATCACGCTTGTTCTGGTGAATTACCTGAAGCAGTCTCATAAACTCAATGGTTCAG GCACACCTTGTAAATCGGACACTAGTAATTCCAATGCTTGGCTTTTGATCAACTTCGGCAAATTCTACATCCATGTCAATCTGGATGATCTGCAGCTGCTCAATCCTGATTTGATTAAG AATACGACCCAAGTCTCTTATCTGAACATCAGTTCTGAAGCACTTCAGAATGCAGATATGATGAAAGTGGTTTTTGACCGTCTGAAGGAAGGCAATGCTTTGAAGAACGTTCAAGAGTTCCTGACGGTTCTTTCTAACGTCTCAAAG ACGATACAAATAAATCCTGTGGTGAGGGACTTCATGATGAATCAGACATTTGGTATAATCAGTGCTCAGTTCTCCCAGTTCTCCAGAGCTGATTGGAATGACTGGTTTTGTATCAGACTGGTTCCTCTCCTCCCCAGTCTGACTGCAGAGATGCTAAAAACCATAGTAGCAAAGGTCAACTGTGGCATTTACCAAATAAT AGTTCAAGGCTTGAACATGGCATTTGAGAACATGCCTTTGAGTTCTCAGAAGGACATCACCCTTGTTCTGGTGAATTACCTGAAGCAGTCTCAGAAACTCAATGGTTCAG GCACACCTTGCAAATCGGACACTAATAATTCCAATGCTTGGCTTTTGATCAACTTCGGCAAATTCTACATCCATGTCAATCTGGATGATCTGCAGCTGCTCAATCCTGATTTGATTAAG AATACGACCCAAGTCTCTTATCTGAACATCAGTTCTGAAGCACTTCAGAACGCAGATATGATGAAAGTGGTTTTTGACCGTCTGAAGGAAGGCAATGCTTTGAAGAACGTTCAAGAGTTCCTGACGGTTCTTTCTAACGTCTCAAAG ACGATACAAATAAATCCTGTGGTGAGGGACTTCATGATGAATCAGACATTTGGTATAATCAGTGCTCAGTTCTCCCAGTTCTCCAGAGCTGATTGGAATGACTGGTTTTGTATCAGACTGGTTCCTCTCCTCCCCAGTCTGACTGCAGAGATGCTAAAAACCATAGTAGCAAAGGTCAACTGTGGCATTTACCAAATAAT AGTTCAAGGCTTGAACATGGCATTTGAGAACATGCCTTTGAGTTCTCAGAAGGACATCACGCTTGTTCTGGTGAATTACCTGAAGCAGTCTCAGAAACTCAATGGTTCAG GCACACCTTGCAAATCGGACACTAATAATTCCAATGCTTGGCTTTTGATCAACTTCGGCAAATTCTACATCCATGTCAATCTGGATGATCTGCAGCTGCTCAATCCTGATTTGATTAAG AATACGACCCAAGTCTCTTATCTGAACATCAGTTCTGAAGCACTTCAGAACGCAGATATGATGAAAGTGGTTTTTGACCGTCTGAAGGAAGGCAATGCTTTGAAGAACGTTCAAGAGTTCCTGACGGCTCTTTCTAACGTCTCAAAG ACGATACAAATAAATCCTGTGGTGAGGGACTTCATGATGAATCAGACATTTGGTATAATCAGTGCTCAGTTCTCCCAGTTCTCCAGAGCTGATTGGAATGACTGGTTTTGTATCAGACTGGTTCCTCTCCTCCCCAGTCTGACTGCAGATATGCTAAAAACCATAGTAGCAAAGGTCGACTGTGGCGTTTACCAAATAAT AGTTCAAGGCTTGAACATGGCATTTGAGAACATGCCTTTGAGTTCTCAGAAGGACATCACCCTTGTTCTGGTGAATTACCTGAAGCAGTCTCAGAAACTCAATGGTTCAG GCACACCTTGCAAATCGGACACTAATAATTCCAATGCTTGGCTTTTGATCAACTTCGGCAAATTCTACATCCATGTTAATCTGGTTGATCTACAGCTGCTCAATCCTGATTTGATTAAG AATACGACCCAAGTCTCTTATCTGAACATCAGTTCTGAAGCACTTCAGAACGCAGATATGATGAAAGTGGTTTTTCACCGTCTGAAGGAAGGCAATGCTTTGAAGAACGTTCAAGATTTCCTGACGGCTCTTTCTAACGTCTCAAAG ACGATACAAATAAATCCTGCGGTGAGGGACTTCATGATGAATCAGACATTTGGTATAATCAGTGCTCAGTTCTCCCAGTTCTCCAGAGCTGATTGGAATGACTGGTTTTGTATCAGACTGGTTCCTCTCCTCCCCAGTCTGACTGCAGAGATGCTAAAAACCATAGTAGCAAAGGTCGACTGTGGCGTTTACCAAATAAT AGTTCAAGGCTTGAACATGGCATTTGAGAACATGCCTTTGAGTTCTCAGAAGGACATCACCCTTGTTCTGGTGAATTACCTGAAGCAGTCTCAGAAACTCAATGGTTCAG GCACACCTTGCAAATCAGACACTAATAATTCCAATGCTTGGCTTTTGATCAACTTTGGCAAATTCTACATCCATGCTAATCTGGTTGATCTACAGCTGCTCAATCCTGATTTGATTAAG AATACGACCCAAGTCTCTTATCTGAACATCAGTTCTGAAGCACTTCAGAACGCAGATATGATGAAAGTGGTTTTTGATCGTCTGAAGGAAGGCAATGCTTTGAAGAATGTTCAAGATTTCCTGTCGGCTCTTTCTGACGTCTCAAAG ACGATACAAATAAATCCTGTGGTGAGGGACTTCATGATGAATCAGACATTTGGTATAATCAGTGCTCAGTTCTCCCAGTTCTCCAGAGCTGATTGGAATGACTGGTTTTGTATCAGACTGGTTCCTCTACTCCCCAGTCTGACTGGAGAGATGTTAAAAACCATAGTAGCGAAGGTCGACTGTGGAGTTTACCAAATAAT TGTTAAAGGCTTGAACATGGCATTTGAGAACATGCCTTTGAGTTCTCAGAAGAACATCACACTTGTTTTGTTGAATTACCTGAAGAATTCCTGGAAACTCAGTGGTTCAG ACTCACGTTGTGGATCTGACACCATTACCTCCACGGATTGGCTTTTGGCAAACTTTGGCAAATACTGTGTCCATGTAAGTTTGGAAGATCTACAGTCAATCAATCCTGAGTTTTCTAAG CTTCCATCGCTGGGACTGTTCAAGGAGTCTCAGGTCTACTACCTGAACATAAGTGGATCTGGATCCAGTCAGAACACAGATATGATCAAAGCTGTTTTTGACCAGATAAAGGAAGGCAATGCTTTGACAAATCTTCAGCAGTTTTTGGGGGCTTTTGCAAATAGCTCAAAG ACAGTACAACTGCAACCTGCGCTGACTGACTTAATGATGAATCAGACGTTTGGCATAATCAGCAGTTATTTCTCAAGCTTTTCCAGAGCTGAGTGGGATGACTGGTTTTGTGTTAAACTGGTTCCTCTTTTCCCCAGTTTGACTTCAGAAATGCTAAAAACAATATTAGCAAAGGTCGACTGCAGCACTTACCAAATAAT TGTTAAAGGGCTGGACATGGCTTTTGACAAAATGTCTCTGAGTAAACAGAAGGACATCACACTAGTTTTGATGAATTACATGAAACAGTCTCAGAAAGTCAGTGGATCAg gctTACCCTGTAGATCCGATACCAATACTTCCACTGCCTGGCTTTTGGTAAACTTTGGCAAATTCTCTATCCATGCAAGTTCGGACGATCTGCAGTCACTCAGTCCTGATTTTTCTAAG GTTCCATCACTGGGATTATATAATGTGTCTCAAGTCTATTATCTGAACATGAGTTCTGAAGCACTTCAAAACACAGATGCGATAAAAGTGGTTTTTGACCGTTTGAAGGAAGGTGATGCTTTGAAGAATCTTCAAGCGTTTTTGGCGGCTCTTGCTAACAGCTCAAAG ACTTTACAATCACAACCCTTGGCGAGGGACTTCATAATGAATCAGACATTTGGCATAATCAGCAGTCGATTCTCCAACTTCTCAAGAGCTGATTGGAATGACTGGTTTTGTAGTAAACTGGTTCCTCTCCTCCCCAGTCTGACTGGAAATATGTTAAAATCTACATTAACAAAGGTCGACTGTGGCGTTTACCAAATAAT TGTTAAAGGACTGAACATGACATATGAGAACATGAGTGGGAGTAAACAGAAGGAAATCACACTTGCTTTGGTGAATTACCTGAAGGACATGCAGAAAATCAATAGTTCAG GTATACCTTGCAGCTCCACCACTAACACTTACACTGACTGGGTTTTAGCCAACTTTGGCAAATACTCCACCAGTGTGAGTCAGGAAGATCTGCAGTTGCTTAATAAAGGTTTCTTTAAG atGACATAA